CTTCCCTGGAGGGAAGGAAGAGCCCTAACCCTCACGGATTGCATGAGTCACGTCAATGATCGCACTGTGGATTGAACCCCTCTCCGTAAACCTGTCCAAGGCAGCTCTGTGCTTTATCGCGGCGGCGGCTTTCCTCGCCTGGGTCTCGCGCTTCGTGCCCGCACGCGTGCGCCGGTATGCGGGACCGATTGGTCTGGGCGTACTGATTGCCGGCACGCTGGTGGGCTTGTGTCTGTGTCGCGCGCCGGACTGGGACGAGATGGAGCACATGCACTCCTCGTGGCTTGTGGGGAACGGGCTGCTCCCCTTCAGGGACTTTTGGCAGCACCATTCCCCGCTGCTATGGATTTTGCTGGGGCCGGTCGTCCGCCTGCTGGGGCATACCGGCATCGTCTGCGACTTCGCCCGGGTTGTCGCCTTCAGTGTGAGCGCGCTGGGTTGTGTGTTGGTCGTGTTCCTGGCCCGCCGGCTGGCACGGGTCCCGGTGACAGTCGCCTGCACGGCCTTCCTGTGCCTGGGCCTGGCATCTCCCCTTGAGTTCCACGACCTGCGTCCCGATCTGTTCGCCAATGCCCTTGCTCTCGGCGGACTGCTCCTCCTGGTCTCCACGCGCTCGCCCTGGCCGGTGTTCGCCAGTGGTGCCTTGCTGGGGATTGCCGGGGCCTTCACGCCGAAGCACCTGCCGCTGGTAGCTGTGCTGCCGGTGGTGATTCTGTGGGAAGGCCTGGGAGCACGGCGGACGGCCGAGGTGGTGGCAGCGCACCTGATGGGGTTCCTGGCCGGCCTCGCGCCGCTGGCGCTGTGGCTGGCCTTCCACGGACTGGTGGGCGACTTCCTGTTCTGGGTCGTGCAGTACAACAAGGACCCGAAGCTGCGCCTCGGCGGCGAGTTCCCGCTGCTGCTGGTGCTGCTCGTCGGGGCGTGGCTCGTGCGAGTCCGGGCAGACCGCTGGGGCAAGCTGCGCCCTGGGGACCGAGTGATGGCTGCGGCACTGGTGGCCTCGGTCCTGATGATCTTCGTCCAGCCCTTCCACAAGCTCCTGTACGGTGGCCAGGTCTTCGGCCTGCTATCCGTCGCCGTCGGGGCAGGCGAAGCTCAGCGGGCCCTGACCTACCTGTGGAACTCGCGGCGAGGCTGGGTGGTAGGCCTGATCGGCGCGGTCTACCTGGCGCCGACGCTTCTCGTCCTTGCCTACTTCGGCCCGAAGCTACCCTACCTGAGCGGGCGGGACGAGATCGCCACTCTCAACGCCACGGCCGACGGCGCGCCGGTGGTCCTTGTGCCCTCAGAGCACCCGATCTCCGCCCGCGACGCCACGGATCTGAACCAACCCTGGCAGTGGTACAAGTGGGTTCACAAGCCGGAGATCAAGGCCCGGCTGATCGGTATCGTCGACAAGATCGTGGAGACGCGACCGGTGCTCGTACTGGCCGGGTCCAGCGATGCGACGCTGGTCGAGAAGGGCACCTCCACGGAGACGTCGACGAGTCAGAAGACCGAGGCGGAGAAGGCCGAAGCCGAGAAGACTGATGGCACCCTGGCGGACCGTCTCAGGATGGTGGGGATCATCGGGGAGAAGGACGCCACTCGTCTACGCTGCTTCCTCCAGGCGAACTACACGCTGGTTCGCATCAACCGGCACTACTACTGGCTGCGCAACGATCGGCCGATGCTGGCCGGCGTCCTGCCTGTGGCCGGCGAGGGCGAGGAAGAGGAGGACGAGACGTCGACGCCGGGTTCGTCACAGCAGCAACAACAGCAGCAGTAGCGATGCCCAAGCGCTGTGCCCAGACGCCACGGAGAGAGGGCGGAACTCATGGGTCTGACCCACCGGGAGAACTACCTTCGCAACGCGCGCTTTGGCGGGCCGGAGTACCTTCCGTGCACGGTGAGCATTTCCGGGGCCTCCTGGAACCAGCTCCGCGGCGATCTGGAGGATGTTCTGGTGCGGCATCCCTGGATGTACCCGGGCTTCGAGAAGGGTAAGCGGGATTACGAGCACTGGGACTTCGGAAACGCCCACCGGGCAGGGGAGAGGTTCCGCGATGCCTGGGGTTGTGTCTGGGAGAGCGCCATCGACGGCCTGGAGGGCGTCGTCGTCGAGCATCCCCTAACCGACTGGGCGGCGCTGGAAACCTGGCAGCCGCCGGACCCGCTGGTGACCGGCGATCGAGGCCCCGTGGACTGGGAGCAGACAGCGCGTCGAGTCGCCGAGGCCAAGTCCCGGGGTAACCTGACGGTCGGCGGAGTGCCGCATGGGTTCCTGTTCATGCGCCTGACGTACCTGCGCGGCTTCGAGAACCTGATGATCGACATGGCCACGGAGGCCCCGCGGCTGCAGGGACTCCTTGACCTGCTGGTGGAGCACAATCAAAAGATCGTCGAGCAGTACGTGGCGATGGGCGTGGACCTGA
The DNA window shown above is from Armatimonadia bacterium and carries:
- a CDS encoding uroporphyrinogen decarboxylase family protein, translating into MGLTHRENYLRNARFGGPEYLPCTVSISGASWNQLRGDLEDVLVRHPWMYPGFEKGKRDYEHWDFGNAHRAGERFRDAWGCVWESAIDGLEGVVVEHPLTDWAALETWQPPDPLVTGDRGPVDWEQTARRVAEAKSRGNLTVGGVPHGFLFMRLTYLRGFENLMIDMATEAPRLQGLLDLLVEHNQKIVEQYVAMGVDLMNLGEDLGAQSAPLLSPAMFHKWITPAYEKLIAPCAEAGMLVALHSDGNIMGLMDEFRFAGVNIINPQDLCNGIENLAREVKGRFCIRLDVDRQKIVPFGTRKEIRELIEYEVRTLGAPEGGLELICGVYPPTPAENVDAVLEAMRDFRTWWWDGRAKA